The following proteins are encoded in a genomic region of Nymphalis io chromosome 16, ilAglIoxx1.1, whole genome shotgun sequence:
- the LOC126774141 gene encoding uncharacterized protein LOC126774141 has translation MRKRKSLKKADDESDASEPGAEPEEFQDSGEDWTPDADSNEQPARGGRKRKSRTTLNNSKNKRKNSSSEESEGEGEEDEEEDEEGELDEEEGSDDEKNGSDGNKSDSSQSKDIPKHFHSGNFVLLKSDVKWDGDTVISKLDELNLWKIDGKALLQKFIPMESNGKILHKCTCVYSGWNVDNRDNYFPITEILDRNPRTDSKEICVALDLNDLIKVRDK, from the exons atgcgtAAAAGAAAGTCACTTAAGAAAGCGGATGATGAATCTGATGCCTCTGAACCTGGGGCTGAACCAGAAGAATTCCAAGATTCGGGAGAGGATTGGACGCCGGATGCCGATTCG AATGAACAACCTGCTCGTGGGGGCCGGAAACGTAAATCAAGAACGACTTTAaacaattctaaaaataaacgtaaaaacTCATCATCAGAGGAAAGTGAAGGAGAGGGAGAAGAAGATGAAGAAGAAGATGAGGAAGGTGAACTAGATGAGGAAGAGGGTTCAGATGATGAAAAAAATGGCTCGGATGGAAACAAGTCTGATTCAAGTCAATCTAAAGATATACCAAAGCATTTTCAT tcTGGAAACTTTGTGTTGTTAAAATCTGATGTGAAATGGGATGGTGATACAGTAATTTCAAAATTGGATGAATTGAATCTATGGAAAATAGATGGAAAagctttattacaaaaattcatTCCAATGGAATCAAATGGAAAAATTTTACACAAATGCACATGTGtg TATTCAGGATGGAATGTAGACAACCGTGACAATTACTTCCCTATTACTGAAATTTTGGACCGAAATCCACGTACAGACTCTAAGGAAATATGTGTAGCTTTAGATCTCAATGATCTTATCAAAGTAAGAGACAAGTAA